The DNA region CCGCGCGGTGCTCGACCCGCTGGCGCGGCTCGCGGCGCGCGGCTGGCGGGTGACGCTGCTCGGGGTCGAGCAGCACGGCTTGCCATTGGCCGGGTGGCTCGATCCGCAGAAAGTAGCTGAAGCAATTCAAGACGATACCTGCTTGGTCTCCGTCATGCTGGCGGGCAATGAAATCGGCGTCGTCCAGCCCATCGCCGAGATCGCCGCGGTGTGCCGCGCCCGGGGCGTGCTGCTGCACTGCGACGCCACGCAAGCGGTCGGCAAGATCCCGGTCGACGTCCGCTCGTTGGGGGTCGACCTGATGAGCTTCACCGCCCACAAGCTGTACGGGCCGAAGGGGATCGGGGCGCTGTACGCCCGCGGGCGCGACCCCGTGGTGCGGCTGGAGCCGCAGATTTTTGGCGGGGGCCAGCAAGGGGGCCGGCGGAGCGGCACGCTGAACGTGCCGGGGATCGTCGGCTTCGCTGCCGCGGTCGGGCTGTGTGTCGAAGAATTGGAGTCCGAAGCGGCCCGCCAGGGGGCCTTGCGGGACCGCCTGGCAGACGCGGTGCTGGGATCGATCGCCGGCGCCGAGCTGTGCGGGCCGGCGCTCGACGCCAAAACCCCCAGCGGCGCCCCCGCGAGGCTGCCGAACAACCTGAACGTGGCGTTTGGCGACGTGGACGGCGAGTCGCTGATGCTGGCGATGCCGCAGCTCGCCGTGAGCAGCGGGGCGGCCTGCTCGTCCACCGACCCCGAACCGAGCCACGTCCTGAGGGCGTTGGGGCTATCGCCGGAGCAGGCCCGGGCGACCCTGCGGATCGGCCTGGGGCGGTTCACAACGGCCGAAGAGGTAGAAACCGCCGCCGCGCTAATCCCTCAGGCGGTCGCCAAGCTAAGGGGGATGGGGCGCACGTAGGTTGAGGCACCCGTGAGCCGGGGCGTCCCCGCCCCCGGAGCAGCTCGATAACAGCGTCGATTCCGACGCTCCGGGGGCGGAGACGCCCCGGCTCGCGGGGGGGATTCGCGCCCATCACGCAGAAATCACTGCTTTCTCTTGGGCGTTGTTCCCGTATACTTAGTCCATAGAAGAAATCACGGGCCGCCGCGGCCCCCTTTCCCTACGTTAGTTTCCCCACAGTCGATTCCAGTCGCGAGGCATTTGTTATGAGCGTTACCCTGACCGAGAAGGCGGCCGGCGAGGTCAAGCGGATCATCGAGAACCAACACATCGATGAGACGCACTTCCTGCGGATCGGCGTCGCCGGCGGCGGATGCAGCGGGTTTTCGTACCAGCTCGGGTTCGCCAACGACTTCGACGAGAAGGCGGATGTCCGCAATGAGTTCTTCGGCGTCCCCGTGGTGATCGACAAGAAGAGCGCCCTGTACCTGGACGGCACCACCGTCGACTTCCACGAAGGGGTCGACGCCCGCGGGTTCAAGTTCGAGAACCCCAACGCCGTAAAGTCATGCGGCTGCGGCAGCTCGTTCCAGGCCTAGAGCCAACGAGTGACGACCCAATAGCCGCCGACTTATAGTCGGCCGGCCCCCACCAAACGACGCCCGACCCAAGGTCGGGCGTCGTTTTTTTGCGCCAACCCTCCCAACCGGCCCCGCAACGAGCAACCTAGGTGCGGTTCGCGGCGTCCGGGCCGCACGGCGTGCGGATCTGAACTAGTTTTCCAATAGCGGACGTCTCACCCCTTGAGGGAGTCCACCAACCGCTCTTCTCATCCCCACGGCCCCTACCATGCGTCTACTCATCCGACTGCTGACCGAAGAAGATGGCCCCACCGCCGTCGAATACGCGGTGCTGCTGGCGATGATCACCGCCGCGTGCCTGGGTGCAGTAGGAACGATGTCGCAGGCGACCGCGGACAGCTTCGATTCCTCGGCGACGCAGATCAGCGGCGCCCTAGGTTCGTAACCCGACGCGTGAGCGAGGGCCGTGATTCTATCTAGAGGATCAGCATCGCGTCGCCGTAGCTGTAGAACCGGTACCGCTGCTCGATCGCCTCGTGGTACGCGCGTCGCAGCAGCTCGCTCCCCGAGAGGGCCTGCACCATCAGCAGCAGCGTTGTGCGGGGGAAGTGGAAGTTGGTCATCAAGGCGTCGACCATCGCAAAGCTGTGCGGGGGGCGGATGTAGAGGTCGGTCTCTCCGCTCCAAGGCTGGACCTCTTCTCCGGAACGCAGCGCCGCGGTCTCTAGCACCCGCACGCTGGTGGTGCCGACCGCGATGACCCGGCCGGCCGCGGCCCGGGTGGCGGTGATCTCGGCCACGGCCTTCTCGTTCAACTCCCCGGTTTCTGAGTGCATGACGTGCGCCTCGACCCCGGCCGAGGCGATGGGGCGGAACGTCCCCAGGCCCACGTGCAGCGTCACGGCAGAGAACGACACCCCGTGCTTGGTCAGCAGCCGCATGAGCGGCTCGGTGAGGTGGAGCCCCGCGGTCGGCGCCGCCACGGCCCCGGGGCGACGGGCGAACACGGTTTGGTAGCTGCGGGCGTCTGCGTCGACCGCGCGGCCGCCGCGGATGTAGTGCGGGATCGGCACCCGGCCGATTTTGGCCAACGCGTCGAGGACGGGTTCGTCTGGGTCGAGCTTGGCGATCCACTGCCCCCCGTCCTGACGCTCCAGCATCCAGATGCGGTGCGTGGGGCGGCCGTCGCGGTCCTCGAGCTCGATGGCGTCGCCCGGCTGCAGGCGGCCGCGTGTCTTGCAGACGATGCGCCACTCGCCGCTGGGCTCGGAGCCCAGGTAGAGCCCCTGCCAGCGTCCGCCGGTGGCCTTGCGGGCGCCGACCAGTTGGGCGGGGAGCACGCGGGTGTCGTTCACCACCATGCGGTCGCCTGAGCGGAGCAGTTCCGGTAGGTCGCGGACGTGGCGGTGGTCGATCCGGCCGGTCTCGCGGTGCAGCACCATCAACCTGGCGTCTGCGCGGTTGCGCAGGGGCTCCTGCGCGATGAGCTCGCGCGGCAGGTCGTAGTCGAGGAACAGTGAGCTGTCTGGCATCGCGGCTGGCGTCAAAAAGGGGGACCGGCATCGTAGTCGAGCCGGCGGGCCGT from Pirellulimonas nuda includes:
- a CDS encoding cysteine desulfurase family protein encodes the protein MRPILLPDDLLVTIYLDNHATTRCDPRVVAAMLPFFSEDYGNAGSVGHGFGERAREAVDRSRQQIAAAIGASADEVVFTSGATESNNLAIRGVAERPRRRGDHLVSVQTEHRAVLDPLARLAARGWRVTLLGVEQHGLPLAGWLDPQKVAEAIQDDTCLVSVMLAGNEIGVVQPIAEIAAVCRARGVLLHCDATQAVGKIPVDVRSLGVDLMSFTAHKLYGPKGIGALYARGRDPVVRLEPQIFGGGQQGGRRSGTLNVPGIVGFAAAVGLCVEELESEAARQGALRDRLADAVLGSIAGAELCGPALDAKTPSGAPARLPNNLNVAFGDVDGESLMLAMPQLAVSSGAACSSTDPEPSHVLRALGLSPEQARATLRIGLGRFTTAEEVETAAALIPQAVAKLRGMGRT
- the queA gene encoding tRNA preQ1(34) S-adenosylmethionine ribosyltransferase-isomerase QueA, with the translated sequence MPDSSLFLDYDLPRELIAQEPLRNRADARLMVLHRETGRIDHRHVRDLPELLRSGDRMVVNDTRVLPAQLVGARKATGGRWQGLYLGSEPSGEWRIVCKTRGRLQPGDAIELEDRDGRPTHRIWMLERQDGGQWIAKLDPDEPVLDALAKIGRVPIPHYIRGGRAVDADARSYQTVFARRPGAVAAPTAGLHLTEPLMRLLTKHGVSFSAVTLHVGLGTFRPIASAGVEAHVMHSETGELNEKAVAEITATRAAAGRVIAVGTTSVRVLETAALRSGEEVQPWSGETDLYIRPPHSFAMVDALMTNFHFPRTTLLLMVQALSGSELLRRAYHEAIEQRYRFYSYGDAMLIL
- a CDS encoding Flp family type IVb pilin; the encoded protein is MRLLIRLLTEEDGPTAVEYAVLLAMITAACLGAVGTMSQATADSFDSSATQISGALGS
- a CDS encoding HesB/IscA family protein, encoding MSVTLTEKAAGEVKRIIENQHIDETHFLRIGVAGGGCSGFSYQLGFANDFDEKADVRNEFFGVPVVIDKKSALYLDGTTVDFHEGVDARGFKFENPNAVKSCGCGSSFQA